The Streptomyces sp. A2-16 sequence GTCTCCAGGGAGCGCACGAGATCGGCGATCGACTGGGCGGTGACGAACGAGTCCCGGGCCAGTTGCGCCGCGGACAGCCCGTCGTGCCGCTCCAGCACGGTCAGGGCCGTGTACTGCAGCGCGGTGATCCCGGAGGGCCGGACCAGCTCGTCCAGATGGGAACGGACGACGAGCTCCACCTGTTTCACCATGTAGAGGAGCGACGGGGGCGCCTTGGTCACCTGTGTGTCGAGCATGGGTTCAGGCTAGAGCATTGACAGGAAACCTGTCTGTAAAGAGACTGCGAACCAACAGGAATCCTGTTTGTTGAAATCTTGGCGACGATGCTGAGGAGCGGCGATGTCCCCCATCGAGATCGAACCCGGACGGCTGTTCGTGCAAGGCCAGTGGCGTGAGGCCGCCGACGGTGCGCGCACCGAGGTCCTCGACCCGTCCCGGGGCACGGTCCTCACCACCGTCGCGGAGGCCGGCGCCGCCGACGTGGACGCGGCCGTGCGCGCCGCCCGGGAGGCCTTCGACAGCGGGACCTGGTCCGGTCTCAGCGGACGCGAGCGGGGCCGGATCCTGCACCGGGTCGCCGAGCTGATCCGCGAGAACGCCGACGAGCTGGCCCAGCTGGAGAGCCTGGACGTCGGCAAGCCGATCTCGCTGTGCCACGCCGTCGACATCACCAACGCGGCCAACGACTACGAGCACTTCGCGGCCCTCGCCCACTCCCTGGACGGCGCCGTCCGCAACACGCCCATGAACGCCCTCGCCTACACCAAGCGCGAGCCGCTCGGCGTGGTCGCCGCGATCACCCCCTTCAACTTTCCGCTGATCCTCGCCGGTTCCAAGATCGGCCCCGCGCTCGCCGCCGGCAACACGGTCGTGCACAAGCCGGCCGACGAGACCCCGCTCAGCGCCCTCTACATGGCCGGACTGCTCCAGAAGGCGGGCGTCCCGGACGGCGTCGTCAATGTCGTCACCGGTGCCGGGCCGGTGGCCGGCGAGGCCCTGCTGCGCCACCGCGGGGTCGACAAGGTCGCCTTCACCGGCTCCACCGCGATCGGCCGGCATGTGGCGGCCACCGCGGGCGAGGCCCTCAAGCCCGTCACCATGGAACTCGGCGGCAACGCGGCCAACATCGTCTTCGAGGACGCCGACCTGGAGAAGGCGGTCGGCGCGATCATCAAGGCGTTCGTCTTCAACACCGGCCAGTTCTGCATGGGCGGCCCGCGCCTGCTCGTGGCCCGCCCGGTCCACAACACCCTGCTCGGCATCCTCGCCGACGCCGTGCCCGGCGTACCGGTCGGCGACCCGCGCGACCCCGGGACCGTCGTCGGTCCGATGGCCGGGGACAAGCACCTGAAGAAGGTCGAGGAGTACGTCGACCTGGCCCGCAAGGAGGGCGGCCGGATCGTCTGCGGCGGTGAGCGCCTCGACCTCGACGGCGGCTTCTACTACAAGCCCACGGTGATCGCCGACCTCTCCAACGACTCCCGGGTCGTGCAGGAGGAGATCTTCGGCCCGGTCCTGACCGTGCAGCCCTTCGACACCGAGGACGAGGCCGTCGCCCTCGCCAACTCCACCCCCTACGGCCTGGCTTCGGGCGTCCAGACGACCAACCTCGCCCGCGCGCACCGGATCGCCGACCGCCTCCAGGCGGGGATCGTCTGGGTCAACGACTGGGCCATGCTCGACCCCGCGGTGCCCTTCGGCGGGGTCAAGGACTCCGGCTACGGCCGCGAGTACGGCCCCGAG is a genomic window containing:
- a CDS encoding MarR family transcriptional regulator, encoding MLDTQVTKAPPSLLYMVKQVELVVRSHLDELVRPSGITALQYTALTVLERHDGLSAAQLARDSFVTAQSIADLVRSLETRGLVRRERNPKNRRELSILLTEEGRALLARHEGPVRELEERMVRDLTGHQTEQFREALTRAWHALS
- a CDS encoding aldehyde dehydrogenase family protein, with protein sequence MSPIEIEPGRLFVQGQWREAADGARTEVLDPSRGTVLTTVAEAGAADVDAAVRAAREAFDSGTWSGLSGRERGRILHRVAELIRENADELAQLESLDVGKPISLCHAVDITNAANDYEHFAALAHSLDGAVRNTPMNALAYTKREPLGVVAAITPFNFPLILAGSKIGPALAAGNTVVHKPADETPLSALYMAGLLQKAGVPDGVVNVVTGAGPVAGEALLRHRGVDKVAFTGSTAIGRHVAATAGEALKPVTMELGGNAANIVFEDADLEKAVGAIIKAFVFNTGQFCMGGPRLLVARPVHNTLLGILADAVPGVPVGDPRDPGTVVGPMAGDKHLKKVEEYVDLARKEGGRIVCGGERLDLDGGFYYKPTVIADLSNDSRVVQEEIFGPVLTVQPFDTEDEAVALANSTPYGLASGVQTTNLARAHRIADRLQAGIVWVNDWAMLDPAVPFGGVKDSGYGREYGPEALDAYTKVKSVVVSLD